GAAAGTGCCTTCGCGGCCCGTGATGCCTTGAACGATGAGGCGAGTATTTTTATCGACCAAAACTGACATAAACGACCTTTCGAAAGAACAAGAGAACAGATGACTATGTCTTCAGCAATTTGGCGAGTGCCTGTGCAGCTGGAAAATCACGCTCAGGGCTGCCCTTGTCAAGAAATCCGGGTACATGAATCTGGTTTCGCGACCAGCGTTTCTTGTTCAGAAGATCTTGATTCAACGTAATACAGCGATCAATCAATTGCTGCTCTAATTGCTCGATTATGAGTTTTTGCGCCTCGGTGGCATCTTTCTGCGTGACAAACTTACTGTTATTTCTGAGCGCGATTAGGTGGATATCTAAAGCACCCTTCGCAGCAAGATCGGCAAACTTTCCGTTATTGAAATGTTCTACTAACCGTGAACCGAACTCGCGAACTGTTATGCCTACGTACCAAGGTATCGGGTAACCGCTGCTGGAACCGCCGCGACTATGTAAATTCCGATTGCATATTGGAGTTCTGCATCATCAGCTTGGATCTGTCTATATAAGTCGTTGATGCCATGGCTATCGTGTGAAGAGAGCAAAAAGGGACCATATGTATCGAACATAGCTTTTCCCTTAGCCTTTTGCTGCAGCAACTGCCAAATCAGCCGCTTCTTTCATCGTGGCTCCGACTTCAAACTTCAAGCCTGATTCAGCAAGTATCTTTCGGCCCTCTTCAACGTTCGTACCTTCGAGCCGAAGAATAATTGGGAGTTGCACATTCAATTTCTTTGCAGCGGCTACTACAGCAGTAGCTAGAACATCCACGCGCAGAATTCCGCCGAAGATATTAATGAAAATTGCCTTCACATTCTTATCGCTCAGCAGAATTCCGAAAGCATTTTCAATCTGCTCCTGGTTCGCTCCGCCGCCTACGTCGAGGAAGTTCGCAGCCTTGCCACCGGCGTACTCGATGATGTCCATCGTCGCCATCGCTAGGCCGGCACCGTTGACCATGCAGGCGATCGAGCCGTCGAGCTTGATGTAGTTCAGCGCGTACTTGGAGGCCTCTACCTCAAGCGGATCTTCTTCTGCGAGGTCGCGAAGCTCCTTTAGGTCCTTGTGGCGGAACATCGCGTTGTCGTCGAAGTTGATCTTGCAGTCGAGCGCGAGCAGCTTTCCGTCCTTCGTCGTGATGAAGGGATTGATCTCCATCAGCGTCGAGTCGGTATCGACGAAAGCTTTATAGAGGCCGGTCATGAACTTCACCGCATCGTTGATCTGCGTGGGCAGCAGGCCAAGCTTGAACGCCAGCCGCCGCGCCTGATAGGGCTGGAAGCCGACCGCAGGCTCGATGTACTCCTTGTAGATCAGCTCTGGAGTCGCGTGGGCGACCTCTTCGATCTCCATGCCGCCGCTCTGCGAGGCCATGAAGACGATCTTCGCGCTGGCGCGGTCGAGCACGAGACCGAGATAGAGCTCGCGGTCGATCGCCGAGCCCTCTTCGATCAGCAACCGCTGGACCTTCTGTCCCGCCGGGCCAGTCTGATGCGTGACCAGCTGCATTCCCAGGATGTCTTTCGACCGCGCGACGGCATCATCGAGCGTCTTGACGACCTTCACGCCGCCGCCCTTGCCGCGGCCTCCGGCGTGGATCTGCGCCTTCACCACCACAGCGGCGTTGCCCGCGCTGAAGAGCGACTTCGCGGCGGTCTCGGCCTGCTCGATCGTCATCGCCATCTCGCCGCCGGGGACAGGGACGCCGTACTTGCGAAGAATCTCTTTTGCCTGGTACTCGTGGATCTTCATCGGGGAGCGGTACCGCCTTTTCGCGCGCAATTGTAGCCGGGTAAACGTCTACGCTCCGATACTAGCGGAGCCAGAGGAACAGCGGCAACCGATGGCCGGACAGGTTGAGCGTTTATCGGACAGCGCTCAACTTGGTACTCTTCAAAGGATGGTCCTCAAGCCCTACCTTCGTAGATTGATCGAACAACGCGCTTCGCTCACGCGCGAAGAAGCTCGCGACCTGATGCGGCTCGTACTTCAAATGCGGGCGAGCGACATTGAGATCGCTACGATCCTCGGCGCATTGGCCGCGCGTGGAGAGACATCGGAGGAGATCGCGGGATTCGTCGACGCCATGCGCGAGGCGGCTACAGTCGTACCTCTCCATGAGTCGGAACGAGCGCAGTTAGTCGACACCTGCGGCACCGGAGGCGATGGTGCCAACACCTTCAATATCTCTACCGGAGCGGCCCTGGTCGCAGCAGCGGCGGGAGCGAAAGTCGCCAAACACGGCAATCGCGCGGTCACCTCAAAGAGCGGGTCGGCCGATGTCCTCGAAGTGCTTGGCATCCCGGTAGGGCTTCCGCCTGAAGAGGGTGCCGCGGCGATCCGGCAGCAAGGATTCGCCTATCTGCACGCCCCCGCGATGCACCCTGCGATGAAGGCCGTGATGCCGGTCCGCCGCGCCATCGGTGTGCGGACGATCTTTAATCTGCTCGGGCCGCTTTCGAATCCTGCAGGCGCGCGAGCGCAGGTCATGGGCGTCTACGCAGCGGACCGCGTCCCCGTCGTCGCGGAGGCGATGGGCCTGCTCGGAGTGCGGCACGCCTTCGTGGTGCATGGATACGTTGACTCAGAACGTAGCGCGGGGATGGACGAGCTCTCCGTCAGCGGTCCCAGCATGGTCGCCGAGGTTCGTGATGGCGCAGTAGCTTATTCGACGCTAATGCCTGAAGACGTGGGCGTGGAGCGATCGCCCATTGCGATGCTGCGCGGCGGTGACGCCTTGGAGAACGCCAACATCCTGCGTGCGGTCTTCGCGGGCAAGCCGGGTCCGTGCCGCGATGTTGTCGTGCTGAATGCCGCAGCCGTGCTCGTCACAGCAGGTTGGGCATTGGATCTTCGCGCAGGAGTTGCGTTGGCACAGCAGACCATCGATTCGGGCGCGGTCTTGTCCCTATTACATACACTTGGCGGAACTTCCCTTAGCATCGCCACGTAGAATGCTGTGCAAGCGGCACTTGCCGCTGCGTATACAGGAGAGACCACATGTCTGCCTCGCTCGCTGCTCCTTTCAGTCCTTCGATGGTCACCACCGCGCTTGAGATTCCGGGCTTCCGCATCGTGCGCAACTACGGCGTGGTTCGCGGAATCGTCGTGCGCTCGCGTTCGATCTTCGGCAACATCGGCGCGGGACTGCAGACGCTAGTCGGCGGCAACATCACCATCTACACCGACCTCTGCGAAAAGACGCGCAACGACGCCTTCGTGATGATGATGCAGCACGCTGCGGAACGTGGCGGCAATGCCGTAATCGCCGTGCGGTATGATTCGAACGAAGTCATGAACGGGGTCACGGAAGTGCTTGCCTACGGTACAGCCGTCTTCGTTGAAGCAGCGCGGGTTGAACCCGTCTAAAACAGGAGATTTTAGAGATGGCGAGAGTGACCGGAATTGGCGGCGTTTTTCTCAAGGCAAAAGACCCGAAGGCGCTTTACGCCTGGTACGCCGAGCACCTTGGCATCAAGATGAGCGAATGGGGCGGCGCGAGTTTCGAGTGGAGCGATGAAGTCCCAGCCGGCACCGGTACAACCGCGTGGTCGCTCTTCCCGGAGAGCTCGAAGCACTTCGGCGACGGCCCGCAGCAGGCGATGATCAACTACCGCGTCGACAACCTCGACGAGTTGATCGAACAGCTCACCGCCGCCGGGGTGACGATCGATCCGAAGCGCGAAGAGGCTAGCTACGGCAAATTCGCCTGGATCGTCGATCCCGAGGGCAATCGCGTCGAACTTTGGGAGCCTCTGGCTGACTGATCGCGGGAACAGTTTCCGGCCCGCTACGCACAGGCGCGGAGATTAGGATAAAGAGATATTCCTGCTGAAGGCTTATCTCCACGATGAATCCAGTCCCACCCGGCCGCATTGAAGTCATCACCGGCCCCATGTTCTGCGGCAAGAGCGAAGAGCTGATCCGCCGCCTGAAGCGGGCGCGCATCGCCAAGCAACGCGTCGCCTGCTACAAACCCGATATCGACATCCGCTACCACCGCGACGCCATCGCCTCACACAGCCACCACACGCACGAAGCAGTCACGGTGGTGAACGTCGAACGGCTGCGGGCGGAGCTGTTTCCGATCCTGAACGAGGTCGAGGTGATCGGCCTCGACGAGGCGCAGTGGCTGGATGACTCCATCGTCCCGCTGACGATGGAACTGGTGCATCTCGGCAAGCGCATCGTGGTCGCAGGGCTCGATATGACCTTCGCCGGCGAGCCCTTCGGGTCGATCCCGCAGCTGATGGCGATCGCCGATGACGTAACAAAGCTCTCTGCCGTCTGCATGGTCTGCGGCGCTCCAGCTATCCATAGCCAGCGGCTCGGTGCGAGCCAGGAGTTGGTCGTTGTCGGCGCGGCGGGCGTGTATGAGGCACGATGCCGGAGATGCTTCCTGCCCTATGCGGATGAGGCTGGCTCGGAGCAGTTGGAGCTGCCGGTCGGGAACTAGACTTCTTGCCATCAAAAGTGCCGTAATTGCCGTCCTTCTGAGCGTAGTGAAGAATCCCCGCATTCGTTCCCGGGCCACAGACGCCTGAGTGGCCCCACAGGCGAAATGCGGGGATTCTTCGGCTACGCCTCAGAATGACGGGGCGGGAGTGAGCGGAGTGCGTCGTTTACCTGAGCGACGACAGAAGCCCAATCCCCGGGCTGCGGCTGCTGAAAGATGCGCATCGACGGATACCACGGGCTGCCACCGCCGAACTCCGGCCAGCGCCAGTCTGGTGCGAAGGGCAGCATAAGCCACACCGGTACTCCAAGCGCGCCAGCCAGGTGCGCGGTCGTGTTGTCGATGGTGATGACGAGGTCCATGGCGGCGACCTGCGCGGCGAACTCGTCCATGTCGCGCAACTGATCGACCTCTGGATCGACGAGGAGTGACAGGCCAGCAGCGGCGACCTCCGCCTCGAGCGCTGTGGCATCGCCATACTGCAGCGACACCCAGCGCTTGCCGGGCACGTCAAACAGCGGCTTGAGTTGTTCGAGATCAATAGACCGGCCTTTACCGGTCTTTACATTGTTCGAGAACCACGCCAACCCCACAGTCCTTTCGCCATTCGCATAGCGGCCGCGGTAATGCTCGCGTTGCGTTGAGTCGGCGCGTAGATACGGCGAGGACGATGAGGCAAACTCGCTCCACTCCCTGCGATAGAGACCCGGCAGGCTCCCAAGAGGCAACTGCGCTACGATCCTTCGCGCCGGATCGAACCCGGCTTCGCGGTCCGAAATCACTTCAATGTCCGGGAAAGAGCGTGCGAGCAGCGGCTTTAGGCGGGCGTCGCACTCCAGAATGCAGCGGGTCCCGGCGCGGATCACGTCAGGTACCGCCGACGAGAACATGATCTCGTCGCCGATGCCCTGCTCTGGCCAGAGCAGAAGGCTGCCATCGATAGGCTGGCCTTTCCACGCGGGCTGGAGGTACGGGCGCATTGGAGTCGCGTGATCGGCTGAGCTCCAGCGGCATTCATAGGCGGCCCAGCCCTCGCGAAAGTTGCCTTGAAGAAGCAGAAGCAGAGCCTTGGCAAAGCCAGCTCGCGGGTGATCGGGCTCTGCCGCAAGGGCCTCGCGGAAGGCAGCCAGAGCGCCGTCGAGATCGCGGTTGGCGCGCAGCAGGATGCCAAGCTCATGCAGCGCGTCCGCATATCCTGGCTGGAGCGCAATCGCCCGCCGGTACGCGGCGATAGCGAGATCCGTCTTCAACTCAACGCGGTGTGCGTCGCCCAGCTTCTTATGGACTTCGGCCATATCCGGGCGCAGTGCGAGAGCGCGCTCATACCACTCGATGGCATTTCTGGTATCTTCGGCGGCGAGAAAAAGGTGCGCCAGGTTGACCTGCGCCTCCACGAGGTCCGGCTTGATCCTCAGAGCACTTAGGTAGCAGCCACCGGCGTCGCGCGCCAGGTCAAGATGCTGCAGCACGTTGCCCAGGTTCAGGTAGTAGGAAGAGGCGCGAGGGTTGAGCTCAATGGCGTGGCGGATTCGCTCGATCGCGGTCTCGCAGTCGCCGGCCTCGTAGGCGATCATTCCAAGCAGATGGAGGCTGTCCGCATGGTTCGGATCGGCATCGAGAATCTGCCGGTAGCCCAGCTCGGCCTCGGCTGTCCTTCCCTCGCGATGATTCTCGAGGGCTTGATCGAAGATCGTCTCAAGGCTCAAGTGCGCTATTCCAGTTCCCTTCTGAACCGTCGTATAGCTCTTAGACCGGGCCGATCGTGTCAAAGTTTCGAGCCTTTCCAGCGTTCGCGTTATTGAGATGGCCTGCGGCGAGGCCGATCTTCTCTGCTATCACCGGAGAGCCATTTGAGGCGAGATAAGCCCGCCGATAGGCGGTCAACGCGTGGTCGTGTTCGCCGGCGATCAGGAGCGAATCTCCGAGAGCATCATGCAGGGCGGGTGAGTCTTCGCCGAGAGCGAAGGCGCGCAGCAGACTCTGCCGGGCCTCGGCAATACGGCCAAGTCGCAGCAGGCAGATGCCGGCGTAAAGCGGGCCTCGACTGTCTTTTGGGCGCAGGGCGGATGCACGCTGCAGGTAAGGCAATGCCTCTTCGGAATGCTTCCTCTGCAGAAGCTCCGTAATGCCCATCTGCAACTGCGCCTCGAAGCTCTCCGGCTCATGGGCGATCTTCTCCAAGCCGAGCCGGCGATAGAGCCGGACCTTCTCCTCGACCACGTCGGCAGGAGTCTCAACCGGCCCAAAGTGATGGATGCTCAGCGGACCGTTCGTGCGTGTGAGGCCGAGGCTGTCGATGGTGCTTGTCACCTGCTCGTGAACGCGCTCGCGGAAACAGACCTCCGGGTGGGGTCGAAAGAGGCGGGTGTGCACGGAGCGGACATAGCCGGGATATCGACGAGCCTCTAGGAGATCGCTGGAGTTGGGCTCAACGGCGCAGGTGATCTGATCGAAGTACAGACGATCTACATAGTCGCGGCGAGTCAGGGTATAGGCGTGAACCGAGGTGTCGCGAACAAGTTCGGGCAGAAGGGATGCGGCCTCTATCGGGTCGAGCATCTCGTCTGCGTCGAGGACGAGCACCCACTCGCACCGGGCCAGGGCAAGGACCTGATTGCGCGCTGCGGCGAAGTCTTCCTGCCAGGGGATGGAAACGACCTCGGCACCAAAGCTCTCTGCAATTGAGCGCGTATCGTCAGTCGATCCGGTGTCGCCGATTACGATCCGGTCCACCAGCGGCCTTGCACTACGCAAGCAGCGGGCAAGCGAAGCGCCGCCGTTGCGGACGATCATGGACAGCTCGATGGTCGGGTGTGACATTGCCTTCGATCCAGCATCAGGGATTGCCGTATCGCTGAGCAACGCCACGAAAGTAGCAGGGCGCTCCCGTTTGCGACCAACGGGAGCACCACGCGAAGCCCAATACACGTCACGAAGTGACCGCCCCGCGCGTAGCGGACCTCTCTCTTAGTGCTTCTCGACCATCTCCATCACGTCCTTGCGCAGCGAGAGTGAACTGGCGAGCCGCGAATAGTACATGTGGCCGCCGGGATACTCATGCACGGAAATTCGAGTGGGATCGCCCATGATCGGAATCTGGCTGACCGTCAGGACGGAGCCCATGAACGGGCATGAGAGATCGGCCCAGCCGTGCGCAATCAGCACGCGCAGCTTGGGGTCCGTGGCGACCGCGGTGCGAAGATCGGTCGCGGATTCCGAGCCTTCGAAGACCCCCTTGCCGCCCGACCGGTCCCAGTTGCGGTTCACCTCGAAGGAGAGCGCGTTGTAGCGGGCGTCCGTCTTCCAGCCAACGGTGCGGGTGACGAAGTCGACCATCGCGGTCGTCGTTGGAGCGATGATGCTCAGAAGGATGGGGTCCTGCGTCTCCTGCGTCGGGTTGTAAGGGAAGGGATCGTAGGCGGTGACGTTGGGGTCGTAGCGGCTGCCTAGCTTGCCAGTCTCGCGAAACTCCTCCCGCAGAAAGGCCTGCGTCTCGAGGCGACCGCCGGACTGCTTGACGAAGGTGGGATCAAGTCCGGTCAGCTCCGTCACTTTCTTGACGATGCGCGGCGTAGCTGCTGGGTCGGAGAATCCCTTGCCCAGGTCGACCATGTACTCCCCGCGGGTGTAATCGATGACGGCAGCCATGTTCTCCGGCGTCAGCTTGCCCTGGCGCTCATAGTTCGCCGCCACAATCGAAGGCAGCGTAATCATCCACGGAATAGGCGAAAGGTCTTCCGACCCGGTGCTGGGGTTGAGCGCAGGAGAGACGAGAACAAGGCCGTTTACGGCTACCCCAATGGAAGACTGCAGATAGCTGGTAAGGCGCGGGCCGCGATAACCGCCGTAGCTCTCCCCGACGATGTACTTGCGCGACTGCAGCCGCTGGTTCTTGACCAGCCAGTCGTAGACGATCTTCGAGAGATAGGCGATGTCCTGATCGGGACCGTAGAAGAGCTTTTTGGTCTCGTCCATCGCGACCAGCGACCTGCTGAAGCCGGTGCCGATGGGATCGATGAAGACGAGGTCGGTGAAGTCGAGCCAGGTGCCGGGGTTGTCCTTCAATGTGGCGGGGTCCGACGGGCTCTGGCCCTCGGCACCGAAGTCGACGCGTTTAGGGCCGATCGCGCCGAGGTTCAGGTAGACACTGGCCGCGCCGGGGCCGCCGTTGAAGGCGAAGGTGACCGGGCGATTCGGGCCGTCCATCGTGTAGGAGGTAAAGACAACCTCTCCGACAGTCTTACCTTCCCCGTTCTTTACCGGCAGGGTTCCAACTGTGGCCGTGTACTTCAGGGTCTTGCCGCCCAGCTCCATGGTCTGCGCGACGGATTTGTCTGCGGGAAGATCATTGCTTACAGGCTTCACCTCGGCCTTTGCATCGGGCTTGGAATCGGGTTTCGCGTCCTGTGCGCGAGCGAGGCAAGAGGCGGTAGTAAAGCTCATGGTGAGGACGAAGATCAGCGTACGGTTCATGAAAACGAGGATACATTGTGTTGACGGTCATCAGATTTTGTTCGCGACGAGGCTTATTTCAGCGTTTAATGGCATCGAGCAACCCTAAGGAGAGAAAAGAATGCGTCTCGCACTGATTGGAATCACGGCCCTTGCCATCGCAACCCCAGCTTTCGCGAAGCCGAAGAACGAGATTGTCGTCCCCCTCAAGACCTCCACCGGCGAGGACGCGGGTACCGCCACCTTCAAGCAAGGTAAGAAGAATCTCACCATCAAGCTGGACCTGAAGAATCTCCCCTTTGGCGACCATGCCGTGCATATTCACGCCAAGCCGATGTGCGAGGCACCGGACTTCAAGAGCGCGGGCGGCCACTTCAACCCGGATGCCAAGCAGCATGGAACCATGAACCCGATGGGCCACCACAACGGCGATCTGCCAGAGAACATCAGCATCGGTGAGACGCACACCGGAACGGCGACCTTCAAGGTCGACTACCTGTCGATGACCGACGGCTCGCCCAACAACATCCTGGCGAACGGCGGGACGGCGATCATGGTTCACGAGAAGGCTGACGACATGAAGACCGATCCGACCGGCAACGCCGGAAACCGGATCGCCTGCGGCATCATCATGGAGCCGGCTGCGAAATAAGCTCTCGTCCTGACCTCAAGGTTGTAGAAGCCGCTTTTGGCGGATTGAACCACCGGGAACGCCCATGCGTATTAGAGCGCATGGGCGTTCTGCATATGGCCATTCCAGCTTCGATACCGATGTCCTCAAACCTTCACGGCATCCTGCCGCGCCGGCGCTTAAAGCGGCTCGCAACCGCCGAGGTGCAAGTGGTCGCCCTGCCCGTACCGCCAATCGCAACGGCAACGGTCGATTCGCAGGTTAGGACCACGTCGCAGCAAGGTACACTTCTGCCAGTCCCCCCAGTAGAGGTTCAGACGACGTTGGAGCGTACTCCACAGCAGATTGCCGAGCAGGAAGCCATCCTCAAGCTGGTCCGGCAGTGCATCGCGGGCGAGCAGCAGGCGTGGGCGCAGCTCGTCGCCAGC
This Granulicella aggregans DNA region includes the following protein-coding sequences:
- a CDS encoding tetratricopeptide repeat protein, with amino-acid sequence MSLETIFDQALENHREGRTAEAELGYRQILDADPNHADSLHLLGMIAYEAGDCETAIERIRHAIELNPRASSYYLNLGNVLQHLDLARDAGGCYLSALRIKPDLVEAQVNLAHLFLAAEDTRNAIEWYERALALRPDMAEVHKKLGDAHRVELKTDLAIAAYRRAIALQPGYADALHELGILLRANRDLDGALAAFREALAAEPDHPRAGFAKALLLLLQGNFREGWAAYECRWSSADHATPMRPYLQPAWKGQPIDGSLLLWPEQGIGDEIMFSSAVPDVIRAGTRCILECDARLKPLLARSFPDIEVISDREAGFDPARRIVAQLPLGSLPGLYRREWSEFASSSSPYLRADSTQREHYRGRYANGERTVGLAWFSNNVKTGKGRSIDLEQLKPLFDVPGKRWVSLQYGDATALEAEVAAAGLSLLVDPEVDQLRDMDEFAAQVAAMDLVITIDNTTAHLAGALGVPVWLMLPFAPDWRWPEFGGGSPWYPSMRIFQQPQPGDWASVVAQVNDALRSLPPRHSEA
- a CDS encoding superoxide dismutase family protein, producing the protein MRLALIGITALAIATPAFAKPKNEIVVPLKTSTGEDAGTATFKQGKKNLTIKLDLKNLPFGDHAVHIHAKPMCEAPDFKSAGGHFNPDAKQHGTMNPMGHHNGDLPENISIGETHTGTATFKVDYLSMTDGSPNNILANGGTAIMVHEKADDMKTDPTGNAGNRIACGIIMEPAAK
- a CDS encoding thymidine kinase; the protein is MNPVPPGRIEVITGPMFCGKSEELIRRLKRARIAKQRVACYKPDIDIRYHRDAIASHSHHTHEAVTVVNVERLRAELFPILNEVEVIGLDEAQWLDDSIVPLTMELVHLGKRIVVAGLDMTFAGEPFGSIPQLMAIADDVTKLSAVCMVCGAPAIHSQRLGASQELVVVGAAGVYEARCRRCFLPYADEAGSEQLELPVGN
- a CDS encoding glycosyltransferase family 2 protein translates to MSHPTIELSMIVRNGGASLARCLRSARPLVDRIVIGDTGSTDDTRSIAESFGAEVVSIPWQEDFAAARNQVLALARCEWVLVLDADEMLDPIEAASLLPELVRDTSVHAYTLTRRDYVDRLYFDQITCAVEPNSSDLLEARRYPGYVRSVHTRLFRPHPEVCFRERVHEQVTSTIDSLGLTRTNGPLSIHHFGPVETPADVVEEKVRLYRRLGLEKIAHEPESFEAQLQMGITELLQRKHSEEALPYLQRASALRPKDSRGPLYAGICLLRLGRIAEARQSLLRAFALGEDSPALHDALGDSLLIAGEHDHALTAYRRAYLASNGSPVIAEKIGLAAGHLNNANAGKARNFDTIGPV
- the sucC gene encoding ADP-forming succinate--CoA ligase subunit beta codes for the protein MKIHEYQAKEILRKYGVPVPGGEMAMTIEQAETAAKSLFSAGNAAVVVKAQIHAGGRGKGGGVKVVKTLDDAVARSKDILGMQLVTHQTGPAGQKVQRLLIEEGSAIDRELYLGLVLDRASAKIVFMASQSGGMEIEEVAHATPELIYKEYIEPAVGFQPYQARRLAFKLGLLPTQINDAVKFMTGLYKAFVDTDSTLMEINPFITTKDGKLLALDCKINFDDNAMFRHKDLKELRDLAEEDPLEVEASKYALNYIKLDGSIACMVNGAGLAMATMDIIEYAGGKAANFLDVGGGANQEQIENAFGILLSDKNVKAIFINIFGGILRVDVLATAVVAAAKKLNVQLPIILRLEGTNVEEGRKILAESGLKFEVGATMKEAADLAVAAAKG
- a CDS encoding VOC family protein, which encodes MARVTGIGGVFLKAKDPKALYAWYAEHLGIKMSEWGGASFEWSDEVPAGTGTTAWSLFPESSKHFGDGPQQAMINYRVDNLDELIEQLTAAGVTIDPKREEASYGKFAWIVDPEGNRVELWEPLAD
- a CDS encoding YbjQ family protein, with the protein product MSASLAAPFSPSMVTTALEIPGFRIVRNYGVVRGIVVRSRSIFGNIGAGLQTLVGGNITIYTDLCEKTRNDAFVMMMQHAAERGGNAVIAVRYDSNEVMNGVTEVLAYGTAVFVEAARVEPV
- a CDS encoding S10 family peptidase, whose product is MNRTLIFVLTMSFTTASCLARAQDAKPDSKPDAKAEVKPVSNDLPADKSVAQTMELGGKTLKYTATVGTLPVKNGEGKTVGEVVFTSYTMDGPNRPVTFAFNGGPGAASVYLNLGAIGPKRVDFGAEGQSPSDPATLKDNPGTWLDFTDLVFIDPIGTGFSRSLVAMDETKKLFYGPDQDIAYLSKIVYDWLVKNQRLQSRKYIVGESYGGYRGPRLTSYLQSSIGVAVNGLVLVSPALNPSTGSEDLSPIPWMITLPSIVAANYERQGKLTPENMAAVIDYTRGEYMVDLGKGFSDPAATPRIVKKVTELTGLDPTFVKQSGGRLETQAFLREEFRETGKLGSRYDPNVTAYDPFPYNPTQETQDPILLSIIAPTTTAMVDFVTRTVGWKTDARYNALSFEVNRNWDRSGGKGVFEGSESATDLRTAVATDPKLRVLIAHGWADLSCPFMGSVLTVSQIPIMGDPTRISVHEYPGGHMYYSRLASSLSLRKDVMEMVEKH
- the trpD gene encoding anthranilate phosphoribosyltransferase, whose product is MAGQVERLSDSAQLGTLQRMVLKPYLRRLIEQRASLTREEARDLMRLVLQMRASDIEIATILGALAARGETSEEIAGFVDAMREAATVVPLHESERAQLVDTCGTGGDGANTFNISTGAALVAAAAGAKVAKHGNRAVTSKSGSADVLEVLGIPVGLPPEEGAAAIRQQGFAYLHAPAMHPAMKAVMPVRRAIGVRTIFNLLGPLSNPAGARAQVMGVYAADRVPVVAEAMGLLGVRHAFVVHGYVDSERSAGMDELSVSGPSMVAEVRDGAVAYSTLMPEDVGVERSPIAMLRGGDALENANILRAVFAGKPGPCRDVVVLNAAAVLVTAGWALDLRAGVALAQQTIDSGAVLSLLHTLGGTSLSIAT